One Qipengyuania aurantiaca genomic region harbors:
- a CDS encoding glutaminyl-peptide cyclotransferase: MNFRSFFLPFAALSLAVPSAAQAPAEPVAVEEAYAGPTVYVADVVASYPHDASAFTQGLLWHDGALYESTGREGQSVVRKVELETGKVLAQSAIPLDQFGEGLALWEDEFVSLTWRDGAIHRWNTETLEPVSSREDYPLEGWGLTTAPEGLVHSDGSDTLRVLDPETYEVRREITVTMMGKPLRRLNELEWVDGLVYANVWKAPYIVAIDPADGVVKKLIWLKPLVDTTPVADGESVLNGIAWDADNGRLFVTGKLWPSLYEIRLVETDGRVN; this comes from the coding sequence ATGAACTTCCGCTCGTTCTTCCTGCCGTTTGCCGCCCTGTCGCTTGCCGTTCCTTCGGCGGCGCAGGCACCGGCCGAGCCGGTTGCCGTCGAGGAGGCCTACGCCGGCCCTACCGTCTATGTGGCGGATGTCGTGGCATCTTATCCGCACGATGCGAGCGCGTTTACGCAAGGTCTCTTGTGGCACGACGGCGCGCTTTACGAGAGCACGGGGCGCGAGGGGCAGTCGGTAGTCCGCAAAGTCGAACTTGAGACCGGCAAGGTGCTGGCACAAAGCGCCATCCCGCTCGACCAGTTCGGCGAGGGGCTGGCCCTGTGGGAAGACGAGTTCGTCAGCCTGACCTGGCGCGACGGGGCGATCCATCGCTGGAACACCGAGACGCTGGAACCGGTGTCGTCACGCGAAGACTATCCGCTCGAGGGATGGGGCTTGACCACTGCGCCCGAGGGGCTCGTCCATTCCGACGGAAGCGACACGCTACGGGTGCTGGATCCCGAGACCTATGAGGTACGTCGCGAAATCACCGTTACCATGATGGGCAAGCCCTTGCGGCGCCTCAACGAACTCGAATGGGTTGATGGGCTGGTCTACGCCAATGTCTGGAAAGCGCCATACATCGTCGCGATCGATCCTGCGGACGGGGTGGTGAAGAAGCTTATCTGGCTGAAGCCTCTGGTAGACACGACGCCGGTGGCCGATGGCGAGAGCGTGCTCAACGGGATCGCGTGGGACGCGGACAATGGCCGCCTGTTCGTCACCGGCAAGCTGTGGCCGTCGCTTTACGAGATCAGGCTGGTCGAAACCGACGGTCGGGTAAACTAG
- a CDS encoding DUF1570 domain-containing protein: MGRIRGTVFLAGSLGLFAAAPLKADWYEASSEHFVIYADDSEKDIKEFAENLERFHSAMVVLTGRETEMPSPSNRVTIFVVGDRGDLRRLSRGNRNVAGFYQPRAGASRAFVQDIKMKSGYPSFSTVVLLHEYAHHFLISSSRFAMPRWLSEGAAEFFSSSSFEKDGGMKTGRPAHHRATEISYDGAVPAEDLLDSAYSRDSGGTNRGSFYGTSWALFHMLWFSDERQGQLNEYWQAVAAGKGSLEAGREVFGDLDVLDDELEDYMRQRRMLYLPLAADNLPPTASVVLRELPEGEAKMMDVRMVSQRGVTREEALELVEKARKIAERYPDDAGVLVALAEAEHDAGNYQAAIEVATRAIALDPARPNAYVQKGYAQFALAAEADEADKDLAYREAMGTFGALNRIENDHPLPLIYYYRSFLEQGREPNETARRALERAAELAPFDQALAMNAGLMLAGEGKIGRAIDALTPLASDPHGGELPDTARRYIAQLEREEEGTVWIPRDTAKAVGNAVTAAEE; encoded by the coding sequence ATGGGACGCATAAGAGGCACTGTTTTTCTGGCGGGATCGCTCGGTCTCTTTGCAGCCGCGCCGCTGAAGGCCGACTGGTACGAAGCCTCCAGCGAACATTTCGTCATCTACGCCGACGACAGCGAGAAGGACATCAAGGAATTCGCGGAGAATCTTGAACGGTTCCATTCTGCCATGGTGGTTTTGACCGGGCGCGAGACCGAAATGCCTAGCCCTTCGAACCGGGTCACGATCTTCGTGGTGGGCGATCGCGGGGATCTTCGGCGGCTGAGCCGCGGTAACCGCAACGTCGCGGGCTTCTACCAGCCGCGTGCCGGTGCCTCACGTGCCTTCGTCCAGGATATCAAGATGAAGAGCGGCTATCCCAGCTTTTCGACGGTCGTCCTGCTCCACGAATACGCCCACCATTTTCTTATTTCGAGCTCGCGTTTCGCCATGCCCCGCTGGCTGAGCGAGGGCGCAGCGGAGTTCTTTTCCTCTTCCAGTTTCGAAAAGGACGGAGGGATGAAAACTGGGCGCCCCGCCCATCACCGTGCGACCGAGATAAGCTATGACGGCGCCGTCCCGGCCGAAGATCTGCTCGACAGCGCCTATTCGCGCGATAGCGGCGGCACCAACCGCGGCTCCTTTTACGGAACCAGCTGGGCGCTGTTTCATATGCTGTGGTTCAGCGATGAACGGCAGGGCCAGCTCAACGAATACTGGCAGGCCGTTGCTGCCGGAAAGGGCTCGCTCGAAGCCGGACGCGAGGTCTTCGGCGACCTCGATGTCCTCGATGACGAGCTAGAGGATTATATGCGCCAGCGGCGGATGCTCTATCTTCCACTTGCCGCCGACAATCTGCCGCCCACGGCCAGCGTTGTCTTGCGGGAATTACCTGAGGGCGAGGCGAAGATGATGGACGTGCGCATGGTCTCCCAGCGCGGCGTCACGCGTGAAGAGGCGTTGGAGCTGGTCGAAAAAGCACGCAAGATCGCCGAGCGCTATCCAGACGATGCCGGTGTGCTCGTCGCGCTGGCCGAGGCCGAGCACGACGCGGGCAATTACCAGGCCGCCATTGAGGTGGCGACCCGCGCAATTGCCCTCGATCCGGCACGGCCCAACGCCTATGTCCAGAAGGGTTATGCGCAGTTCGCGCTGGCGGCCGAAGCGGACGAAGCGGACAAGGACCTTGCCTATCGCGAAGCCATGGGCACCTTCGGCGCGCTCAACCGGATCGAGAACGACCATCCGCTCCCGCTGATCTATTACTATCGCAGCTTCCTCGAACAGGGACGCGAGCCCAACGAGACGGCGCGCCGCGCGCTCGAACGCGCAGCCGAACTCGCTCCGTTCGATCAGGCTCTGGCGATGAATGCGGGCCTGATGCTGGCGGGCGAGGGCAAGATAGGTCGCGCCATCGACGCTCTGACGCCCTTGGCCAGCGACCCGCATGGCGGAGAATTGCCCGACACCGCGCGGCGCTACATCGCGCAGCTGGAGCGTGAGGAGGAAGGGACCGTGTGGATACCGCGCGATACCGCAAAAGCGGTCGGCAACGCCGTGACCGCTGCGGAGGAATAA
- a CDS encoding FAD-dependent oxidoreductase yields METLGENLETMPRVPLADAHVAMLREIGSECEYEAGEMVAEVGETMNRFVYVLEGEIEVKDPYSEARLLESSLGPTQFMGEISFLNAGTYLLPMRAAKRTRTLEVPRVAMLDLMARVPELSDHVIRVFSARRRRQFELKNSNVKLIGADRDPKVQKVEQFLSRNRIPFQSLDMDGRDDETLAVCNLTDHRPSVILGKDRVMEAPSPRKVAQFLGLDLDVCRETLYDLLIVGGGPAGVAASVYAGSEGLCALTIEDTAIGGQAGTSSRIENYMGFPTGISGADLVYRGQIQAMKFGTRFAMPRRVHGLAKRADGSFCVTLDDGDEVCAKAILVATGVQYRRLPLDGLEEMEGAGIFYAATDMEARFCHGTEAVVIGGGNSAGQAAMYLSRSAAHVHLVVRGDSLASSMSSYLTQRLEADPAITIHYDTEVTELHGEDHLEAVTFRGPEGEKRVETRALFIMIGAAPNTEWLAGMAETDEKGFVKTGAEVGRPTPFETSADGIFAVGDVRAGSVKRVASAVGEGSVVVSRIWDFVDKLAAPASEV; encoded by the coding sequence ATGGAAACGCTTGGAGAGAATCTCGAGACCATGCCGCGCGTGCCGCTGGCCGACGCGCATGTGGCCATGCTGCGCGAGATCGGAAGCGAATGCGAGTACGAGGCTGGCGAAATGGTCGCCGAAGTGGGCGAGACCATGAACCGTTTTGTCTACGTTCTCGAAGGCGAAATCGAGGTGAAAGACCCCTATTCGGAGGCCCGCCTGCTCGAAAGCTCGCTCGGCCCCACCCAGTTCATGGGCGAGATATCCTTTCTCAACGCCGGCACCTATCTCCTGCCGATGCGCGCTGCCAAGCGGACGCGAACTCTCGAAGTTCCGCGCGTCGCAATGCTCGACCTGATGGCGCGGGTGCCCGAATTGTCCGACCATGTCATACGGGTGTTCTCCGCCCGTCGGCGACGCCAGTTCGAACTCAAGAACAGCAATGTGAAACTCATCGGTGCCGACCGCGATCCGAAGGTCCAGAAGGTCGAGCAGTTCCTGAGCCGCAACCGCATACCCTTCCAGAGCCTCGACATGGACGGCCGCGACGACGAAACGCTGGCGGTCTGCAATCTGACCGATCACAGGCCCTCGGTCATCCTCGGCAAGGACCGCGTGATGGAGGCCCCGAGCCCGCGCAAGGTTGCCCAGTTCCTCGGGCTTGATCTCGATGTCTGCCGCGAGACGCTTTACGATCTCCTCATCGTGGGCGGCGGGCCGGCAGGGGTGGCGGCCTCCGTCTATGCGGGAAGCGAGGGCCTGTGCGCGCTGACGATAGAGGACACGGCGATTGGCGGGCAGGCGGGCACCAGCAGCCGGATCGAGAACTACATGGGCTTCCCCACCGGCATCAGCGGGGCCGACCTAGTCTATCGCGGACAGATCCAGGCGATGAAATTCGGCACGCGCTTCGCCATGCCGCGCCGCGTCCACGGCCTCGCCAAACGCGCGGACGGCAGTTTTTGCGTCACGCTCGACGATGGCGACGAGGTTTGCGCCAAAGCGATCCTCGTCGCGACCGGCGTGCAGTACCGCCGCCTGCCGCTGGACGGGCTGGAGGAGATGGAAGGCGCAGGCATTTTCTACGCGGCCACCGACATGGAAGCGCGCTTCTGCCACGGCACCGAGGCCGTCGTCATCGGCGGCGGCAATTCGGCAGGCCAGGCCGCCATGTATCTCAGCCGCAGCGCCGCCCATGTGCACCTGGTGGTGCGCGGAGACAGCCTCGCGTCCAGCATGTCGAGCTACCTCACCCAGCGGCTCGAAGCCGACCCTGCGATCACCATCCATTACGACACCGAGGTCACCGAACTGCATGGCGAGGACCATCTCGAGGCGGTAACATTCCGCGGACCCGAGGGCGAAAAGCGTGTCGAAACCCGCGCGCTCTTCATCATGATCGGAGCCGCGCCCAATACAGAATGGCTCGCCGGAATGGCCGAGACGGACGAGAAGGGCTTCGTGAAGACCGGCGCCGAAGTCGGCCGCCCGACCCCTTTCGAAACCAGCGCCGACGGCATCTTCGCCGTGGGCGACGTGCGCGCCGGATCGGTCAAACGCGTGGCGAGCGCGGTGGGCGAAGGCTCGGTGGTGGTCAGCCGGATCTGGGATTTCGTGGACAAGCTGGCCGCGCCCGCCAGCGAGGTCTGA
- a CDS encoding tetratricopeptide repeat protein yields the protein MIRLALAGLAGGIALAAASPASASFPYTKEMTCAVGGETFKHKTTGSYSVWGRRPDGKPYGSWSFPLAIPECPGNGLLMYRKFDEAEIEQLEELIERSEYRELDETPYYRAQWLEDRLLGKETPPWLLMRAIWESDREPETRGRYLAKFATRVEALPLDLKDRESVYLRFLLANAYRELGRFEEALAVLDTIPLASLPDSDKDWTYLRERIALLADVTRDGETTSHPPRLIPENAAAFECKRAMDKGKDPIDPFCETDAMKALVAKQYEREKR from the coding sequence GTGATCCGGCTCGCCCTGGCGGGCCTTGCCGGCGGCATCGCTCTGGCAGCCGCCTCGCCCGCATCCGCCAGCTTTCCCTACACGAAGGAGATGACCTGCGCGGTCGGCGGCGAGACATTCAAGCACAAGACCACGGGCAGCTATTCGGTCTGGGGCCGCCGCCCCGACGGCAAGCCCTATGGCAGCTGGTCCTTCCCGCTCGCCATTCCCGAATGCCCCGGCAACGGCCTCTTGATGTACCGCAAGTTCGACGAGGCCGAAATCGAGCAGCTGGAAGAACTGATCGAGCGTAGCGAATACCGCGAGCTGGATGAAACACCCTATTACCGCGCGCAATGGCTGGAGGATCGCCTGCTCGGCAAAGAGACGCCGCCCTGGCTGCTCATGCGCGCCATCTGGGAGAGCGACCGCGAACCGGAAACCCGCGGCCGCTATCTCGCCAAATTCGCGACACGCGTCGAAGCCTTGCCGCTCGACCTCAAGGACCGGGAATCGGTCTATCTGCGCTTTCTCCTCGCCAACGCCTATCGCGAGTTGGGCCGGTTCGAGGAAGCGCTCGCCGTGCTGGATACCATCCCGCTTGCCTCCCTTCCGGACAGCGACAAGGACTGGACCTATCTGCGCGAGCGTATCGCGCTCCTGGCCGATGTGACCCGCGATGGTGAAACCACGTCGCACCCGCCCCGGCTCATCCCCGAAAACGCAGCCGCGTTCGAGTGCAAGCGCGCCATGGACAAGGGGAAGGATCCCATCGATCCTTTTTGCGAGACCGACGCCATGAAGGCGCTGGTCGCAAAGCAATATGAGCGGGAGAAGAGGTAG
- a CDS encoding DUF885 domain-containing protein — MTTRTFEATRRQVLAGLGATTALTLGGCASVPRGTSAQTAEALLEDVAYNLLKHEPGRATGLGVDSGQYAYLRAQLGDASPEGQDAYAATLKSDLARVRAFPREGLDSTNVTNLEVVESAYELALDGFALPYGDVPVGNWRTAPYVVIQNVGAYIGLPRFMQSTHMVKDASDADAYVERLQEVPKVLGGELERIRAARAMGVVPPDFLLDKAIRQMEQTIESAGKGELFAGDLRAKLAEAGLPETRADTALALETGPIAQALFAQLQELQAERAVATSAPGISARPQGDEFYAWALRSSTTTTLSPDEVHRQGLEELEALHARMDPILREIGYTEGSVGDRMQVLGDDPRYKFSEGDKGREEIFAFINERIDWIKGQMPRAFNTLVDPNLEVTRIPVAEEAGAPGAYGGAGSKDGTIPGRFWINLRTTDLHRKYDLADLTYHETIPGHVWEGEYSNRLPLIRSILAFNPFSEGWALYGEQIADELGAYDEFKVGRLGYLQSLAFRACRMVVDTGLHAKGWSREQARQFFVERNGSKPEEVAGEVDRYCSWPGQATGYKLGHSRIVAQRDRAQAALGSAYDFKAFNDAVVLGGNAPMNVMEANVTRYIEGARG; from the coding sequence ATGACCACACGCACCTTTGAAGCCACCCGCCGCCAGGTCCTCGCCGGACTTGGCGCGACGACTGCCCTCACCCTTGGCGGATGCGCCAGCGTTCCGCGTGGGACCTCAGCCCAGACGGCCGAGGCGCTGCTGGAGGACGTCGCCTACAACCTGCTCAAGCATGAGCCGGGCCGCGCCACGGGCCTCGGCGTCGACTCCGGGCAATACGCCTACCTGCGCGCCCAGCTTGGCGACGCCTCGCCAGAAGGGCAGGACGCCTATGCCGCGACGCTGAAGAGCGACCTCGCCCGCGTCCGCGCCTTCCCGCGCGAAGGGCTGGACAGCACCAATGTTACAAATCTCGAAGTGGTCGAAAGCGCCTATGAACTCGCGCTCGACGGATTTGCGCTGCCTTATGGCGACGTGCCGGTCGGCAATTGGCGCACCGCGCCCTATGTCGTGATCCAGAACGTCGGCGCCTATATCGGCCTGCCGCGCTTCATGCAGTCGACGCACATGGTGAAAGACGCCAGCGACGCTGACGCCTATGTCGAACGGCTGCAAGAAGTGCCCAAGGTCCTCGGCGGCGAACTCGAACGTATTCGCGCCGCGCGCGCCATGGGCGTCGTGCCGCCCGACTTCCTGCTCGACAAGGCGATCCGCCAGATGGAGCAAACCATCGAAAGCGCGGGCAAGGGCGAACTTTTCGCCGGCGACCTTCGCGCCAAGCTGGCCGAGGCCGGCCTGCCCGAAACGCGCGCCGATACGGCGCTGGCGCTGGAAACCGGCCCTATCGCGCAGGCATTGTTCGCCCAGCTGCAGGAATTGCAGGCCGAGCGCGCCGTCGCCACCTCCGCGCCGGGCATCTCCGCGCGTCCGCAGGGCGACGAGTTCTACGCCTGGGCGCTGCGCTCCAGCACCACCACCACGCTTTCGCCCGACGAGGTGCACCGGCAGGGGCTGGAAGAGCTCGAAGCCCTGCACGCGCGCATGGATCCGATCCTGCGCGAAATCGGCTATACCGAAGGATCGGTGGGGGACCGGATGCAGGTCCTGGGCGACGACCCGCGCTACAAATTCTCCGAAGGCGACAAGGGCCGCGAGGAAATCTTCGCTTTCATCAACGAGCGGATCGACTGGATCAAAGGGCAGATGCCGCGCGCCTTCAACACGCTGGTCGACCCGAACCTCGAAGTCACCCGCATCCCGGTGGCCGAGGAAGCGGGCGCACCGGGTGCCTATGGCGGAGCGGGCAGCAAGGACGGCACCATCCCGGGCCGCTTCTGGATCAACCTGCGCACCACCGACCTCCACCGCAAATACGACCTCGCCGACCTCACCTATCACGAGACGATCCCCGGCCACGTCTGGGAAGGCGAATATTCCAACCGCCTCCCGCTCATCCGCTCGATCCTCGCCTTCAACCCCTTCAGCGAAGGCTGGGCGCTCTATGGTGAGCAGATTGCCGACGAGCTGGGTGCTTACGACGAGTTCAAGGTCGGCCGCCTCGGCTATCTCCAGTCCCTCGCCTTCCGCGCCTGCCGCATGGTCGTCGACACAGGGCTTCACGCCAAGGGCTGGAGCCGCGAACAGGCGCGCCAGTTCTTCGTCGAGCGCAACGGCTCCAAGCCCGAGGAAGTGGCGGGCGAGGTCGACCGCTATTGCAGCTGGCCGGGACAGGCGACCGGCTACAAGCTCGGCCACAGCCGCATCGTCGCGCAGCGCGACCGCGCCCAAGCCGCGTTGGGGAGCGCCTATGACTTCAAGGCCTTCAACGACGCCGTCGTGCTCGGCGGGAACGCACCGATGAATGTGATGGAGGCCAATGTGACGCGCTATATCGAAGGAGCAAGGGGGTGA
- a CDS encoding DUF3597 domain-containing protein, with protein MGIFTKIKEAIFGKEAKANEVPADTKTGNAWADAPVTQSRATPVVDVENSLDSMPGADRLNWRTSIVDLMKLIGVDSSYENRKALAQELGRENYEGSAEDNIWLHKRTMRELSANGGKVPAEFLD; from the coding sequence ATGGGAATTTTCACCAAGATCAAGGAAGCGATTTTCGGCAAGGAAGCCAAGGCCAACGAAGTCCCGGCAGACACCAAGACCGGCAACGCCTGGGCCGATGCTCCAGTCACCCAGAGCCGCGCAACCCCGGTCGTCGATGTCGAGAACAGCCTCGATTCCATGCCCGGCGCGGACCGCCTCAACTGGCGCACCTCGATCGTCGATTTGATGAAGCTGATCGGAGTCGATTCCTCCTACGAGAACCGCAAGGCGCTGGCGCAGGAGCTGGGCCGCGAGAACTACGAAGGCAGCGCGGAAGACAACATATGGCTGCACAAGCGCACAATGCGCGAACTGTCGGCCAATGGCGGCAAGGTGCCGGCCGAATTCCTCGATTGA
- a CDS encoding energy transducer TonB, with amino-acid sequence MSYVDQHNGPSPAGLASSIIVQSAIGALVIAGLSVTQMAPPIETGPMDPIDYPLDPPPEPEEPEVQPEVSEQVPSTPPPYVPPTRIQFEVPSPKIDVTDLLPPPRPPQPKIMPKIEPAPPAPTPTFDPVSAKPRNDPGAWLTNSDYRSSWVRREYTGVAGFRLDIAASGKVTGCRITSTTGHSELDEATCKLIQRRARFEPARGPNGEPVAGSFSSSVRWQLPE; translated from the coding sequence ATGTCATATGTCGACCAGCACAACGGACCTTCGCCAGCCGGCCTGGCCAGTTCGATCATCGTCCAGTCCGCGATCGGGGCGCTCGTCATCGCCGGATTGAGCGTCACGCAGATGGCGCCGCCGATTGAAACCGGCCCCATGGACCCGATCGACTATCCGCTCGATCCGCCGCCGGAACCGGAGGAACCCGAGGTACAGCCCGAAGTAAGCGAACAGGTGCCGAGCACGCCTCCGCCCTATGTCCCGCCGACCCGCATCCAGTTCGAGGTGCCGTCCCCGAAGATCGACGTGACCGATCTCCTCCCGCCGCCGCGACCGCCGCAGCCCAAGATCATGCCGAAGATCGAGCCCGCGCCGCCCGCGCCCACGCCTACCTTCGATCCGGTCTCGGCCAAGCCGCGCAACGATCCGGGCGCCTGGCTCACGAACAGTGACTATCGTTCCAGCTGGGTGCGGCGAGAATACACCGGCGTGGCGGGCTTTCGGCTCGATATTGCCGCCTCGGGCAAGGTCACCGGCTGCCGGATCACGAGCACAACCGGCCATTCCGAACTCGACGAGGCGACCTGCAAGCTCATCCAACGCCGTGCACGGTTCGAACCGGCGCGTGGGCCTAATGGCGAACCGGTCGCGGGAAGTTTCTCGTCCTCGGTGCGCTGGCAGCTGCCCGAATAG
- a CDS encoding alpha/beta hydrolase has translation MPTVIFPGPEGRLEGRFSPGPRPRAPVAMILHPHPQGGGTMNEQITQRLYKTFVNRGFATLRFNFRGVGRSQGSFDNGIGELSDAASALDWVQQVHPDASVTWIAGVSFGSLIGMQLLMRRPEIRGWISIGAPASMYDFSFLAPCPASGIFIHGAQDTVVQPNAVTKLVEKLRTQKHITVHHEEIPRANHFFENEQEELMKSVDNYLDFRLDPACPIT, from the coding sequence ATGCCGACCGTCATCTTTCCCGGCCCCGAAGGCCGTCTCGAAGGCCGTTTCTCTCCCGGACCGCGTCCGCGCGCGCCCGTGGCGATGATCCTGCACCCGCACCCGCAGGGCGGCGGCACCATGAACGAACAGATCACGCAGCGTCTCTACAAGACCTTCGTGAACCGCGGCTTCGCCACCCTGCGCTTCAACTTTCGCGGCGTGGGCCGCAGCCAGGGCAGCTTCGACAATGGCATCGGCGAATTGTCCGACGCTGCGAGCGCGCTCGACTGGGTGCAGCAGGTCCATCCCGATGCGAGCGTCACCTGGATTGCCGGCGTGAGCTTCGGCTCGCTTATCGGTATGCAGCTGCTGATGCGCCGTCCGGAAATCCGCGGCTGGATCAGCATCGGCGCCCCGGCCAGCATGTATGACTTCTCCTTCCTCGCGCCTTGCCCGGCGAGCGGTATCTTCATCCACGGCGCGCAGGACACGGTGGTCCAGCCCAACGCGGTCACCAAGCTCGTCGAAAAGCTGCGCACCCAGAAGCATATCACCGTGCATCACGAGGAAATCCCGCGCGCGAACCACTTCTTCGAGAACGAGCAGGAAGAGCTGATGAAGTCGGTCGACAACTATCTCGACTTCCGCCTCGATCCGGCCTGCCCGATTACGTAA
- a CDS encoding aminotransferase class V-fold PLP-dependent enzyme gives MEEGFSLWANPSSPHAEGRKARAALEDARERVKRALGWEGEVILTSGASEAAALAFGESQAMYEAVSKVEHDALWSEVEYRGASAIEVAIDGSIDFTSIEKAVVAAEPYIDFPYTVAVGAQHINSETGNRQDIGSIASLVHGNDGLLVVDCSQSAGKFAIPKLADMAIVSAHKFGGPIGVGALLVRDFSILHPRGGQERGYRRGTENLPGVLGMAAALEACGEPYVDPGILEPLDQLAQECRDLGGTWLPDRLSDPTPYIRAIAMPKMSGSAQVMRFDMAGISVSQGSACSSGTMKTSHVLQAMQVEPDVADRTIRASFGWNTTREEVERFCEVWLELAKQ, from the coding sequence ATGGAGGAGGGCTTTTCGCTCTGGGCCAATCCCAGCAGTCCGCACGCCGAAGGCCGCAAGGCGCGCGCGGCGCTGGAGGATGCGCGCGAGCGGGTGAAACGCGCCCTCGGCTGGGAAGGCGAGGTGATCTTGACCTCCGGCGCGAGTGAGGCGGCTGCGCTGGCTTTTGGCGAATCCCAAGCAATGTACGAAGCGGTCAGCAAGGTCGAACATGACGCGCTTTGGTCCGAAGTAGAATATCGCGGAGCGAGCGCGATTGAAGTTGCGATTGATGGCTCGATAGACTTCACCAGCATTGAAAAGGCTGTGGTTGCAGCAGAGCCATATATCGATTTTCCCTACACGGTGGCGGTTGGTGCGCAGCACATCAATTCGGAAACTGGCAATCGTCAGGACATCGGTTCGATCGCTTCGCTTGTTCACGGCAACGACGGGTTGTTAGTCGTCGATTGCAGTCAATCCGCGGGAAAGTTTGCGATCCCAAAGCTCGCCGATATGGCCATCGTTTCGGCGCACAAATTCGGCGGTCCCATTGGGGTCGGCGCTTTGCTTGTTCGCGATTTTTCCATCCTTCATCCGCGCGGCGGGCAGGAGCGCGGCTATCGACGCGGGACCGAGAACCTGCCCGGCGTGCTCGGCATGGCGGCGGCGCTGGAGGCTTGCGGCGAACCCTATGTCGACCCGGGCATCCTAGAACCGCTTGACCAGCTCGCTCAGGAATGCCGCGACCTTGGCGGCACATGGCTGCCCGACCGCCTCTCCGACCCAACGCCCTATATCCGCGCCATCGCCATGCCGAAGATGAGCGGCAGCGCGCAGGTGATGCGCTTCGACATGGCGGGCATCTCGGTTTCGCAGGGCAGCGCCTGTTCCTCCGGCACGATGAAGACCAGCCACGTATTGCAGGCGATGCAAGTCGAACCCGATGTGGCCGACCGTACCATCCGCGCCAGCTTCGGCTGGAACACTACGCGCGAAGAGGTGGAACGCTTCTGCGAGGTATGGCTTGAACTGGCGAAACAGTAG
- a CDS encoding cysteine desulfurase family protein, with protein sequence MIYLDYQATTPLAPEARDAMLRWLDGPGGTGFGNPHSPHKMGRQAKAAVEFAREQVAALFPAGGKVIFTSGATEAINLAIRGTAPKGKEAGTVSVSAIEHAAVLDTAKDAGACHVLNVAKNGQCNTKQSLPQDTRLVCLMQVNNEIGTIQPTVEWHRKAKENNALYFCDAVQAYGKIEVTGADMIAISAHKFHGPKGIGALWVRDGVDLHEVQTGGGQEHGLRSGTLSPALIAGMGAAAAEAKDRMEQDGEHVQKLWKRATEVFEHWELNGSAEARYHGNLNIRPRGPNGGGLDVNRLMSDCRNVMFSAGSACASGSGRTSHVLEAIGLPKKLAKCSIRLGFGRYTTLEEIEEAGKAINEAAKAQGSL encoded by the coding sequence ATGATCTACCTCGACTACCAGGCCACCACCCCGCTCGCCCCCGAAGCGCGCGACGCCATGCTGCGCTGGCTCGACGGCCCGGGCGGCACCGGCTTCGGCAATCCGCATTCCCCGCACAAGATGGGGCGGCAGGCCAAGGCGGCGGTCGAATTCGCGCGCGAGCAGGTCGCGGCGCTGTTCCCGGCAGGCGGCAAGGTCATCTTCACCTCCGGCGCGACCGAGGCGATCAACCTCGCCATCCGGGGCACCGCTCCGAAAGGCAAGGAGGCCGGCACGGTGTCCGTCTCCGCCATCGAACACGCCGCCGTGCTCGATACGGCGAAGGACGCAGGGGCCTGCCATGTGCTCAACGTCGCCAAGAACGGACAGTGCAACACAAAGCAGAGCCTGCCGCAGGATACGCGCCTCGTCTGCCTGATGCAGGTCAATAACGAGATCGGCACAATCCAGCCGACCGTCGAATGGCACCGCAAGGCGAAGGAGAACAACGCGCTCTATTTTTGCGACGCGGTGCAGGCCTATGGCAAGATCGAGGTGACCGGCGCCGACATGATCGCGATCAGCGCGCACAAGTTCCACGGGCCCAAGGGTATCGGCGCGCTGTGGGTGCGCGACGGGGTCGACTTGCACGAGGTGCAGACCGGCGGCGGGCAGGAACATGGCCTGCGCTCGGGCACGCTCAGCCCTGCGCTGATCGCCGGAATGGGCGCGGCGGCGGCCGAGGCGAAGGACCGGATGGAGCAGGACGGCGAACACGTGCAGAAGCTCTGGAAGCGGGCGACCGAAGTCTTCGAGCATTGGGAACTCAACGGCAGCGCGGAGGCGCGCTATCACGGCAATCTCAACATCCGCCCGCGCGGTCCCAACGGCGGGGGGCTCGACGTGAACCGCCTGATGAGCGATTGCCGCAATGTGATGTTCTCGGCAGGCTCGGCCTGCGCCAGCGGATCTGGCCGCACCAGCCATGTTCTGGAAGCGATCGGCCTGCCCAAAAAACTCGCCAAGTGTTCGATCCGCCTGGGCTTCGGGCGCTACACCACGCTCGAGGAGATCGAGGAAGCGGGCAAGGCGATCAACGAGGCGGCCAAGGCGCAAGGCTCGCTATGA